In the Hippoglossus stenolepis isolate QCI-W04-F060 chromosome 14, HSTE1.2, whole genome shotgun sequence genome, one interval contains:
- the orc1 gene encoding origin recognition complex subunit 1 isoform X1: MKYFTRLRVRRVYKWRGKPLRFNRKLKTYEYGSLSITVDGLPRTTIINAGQHILIEGEDEDNPYVAKVVRLFGDESGKQKKAVVQWFVRVSEVPLSKLKLLGREPHPQEIFYYQGRSCDDEVNAESILRPVQVKHLDGLAPFPDSDDKDTLFVKLSWDSKTFKLVESAVVESAVVESVSEPTPASSPPPCPKPSLPPSPPRSPPAAAPASRGPSRRALPTPDPSVMHRASSGDVRYRRATMSAGKACTAEAESLHSTSKLSASKCLSAKRRTASATTPGVRKKLELNSPEKMTREDLVDRLLDEELESVMLAQRLSSSPPQALRLTHSLTPLSKTHRAPVTPLAHRLTPLRKTLGDLAGEDAAPLKPSDSPPSSAREDSTSPQQRDVMEAEFLTGSVKTPRRRNATPRRDISTRGQKAATPSRKKEAKTQREPALAALAEVDNENSPMLPTAFTPRSSKRKSAQLVSARIRKQLNLMDNPQLPDSDGEEEDEFVPTKKELQSSSEEEEEEEEEEEEEEEGLDSDEEIVAKRSRHNAAGSHTPRSKRKTRISTRTPRKTPNKKITPGTPRTPRHATPSIPSRSLPARRPGNVLEEARARLHVSSVPESLPCREQEFQDIYSFVESKIADGTGGCMYISGVPGTGKTATVHEVMRCLQHAAEVDEIPPFHFVEINGMKMTDPHQAYVQILQKLTGQKATADHAAALLEKRFSNPAPRKETTVLLVDELDLLWTRKQNVMYNLFDWPTRRHARLVVLTIANTMDLPERIMINRVASRLGLTRMSFQPYSFKQLQQIIMSRLNKVKAFEEDALQLVSRKVAALSGDARRCLDICRRATEICELSAAEHSATGQVGMSHVMEALNEMFSSAYITAIKCASVQEQLFLRAVITEFRRLGLEEATFQQVFVQHQALCRVEGLQPVSVSEGLAVCQRLGACRLLLLEPSRLGVLQRVRLNVSQDDVLYALKAD; encoded by the exons ATGAAGTATTTCACCAGACTCAGAGTCCGCAGAGTTTACAAGTGGCGCGGGAAACCGCTGCGATTCAACAGGAAGCTGAAGACGTACGAATATGG CTCTTTGTCCATCACTGTGGACGGTCTCCCGAGGACCACCATCATTAACGCCGGCCAGCACATCCTCATAGAGGGCGAGGATGAAGACAACCCGTACGTGGCCAAAGTCGTCAGGCTCTTCGGTGACG AGAGCGGGAAGCAGAAGAAGGCGGTGGTTCAGTGGTTTGTTCGTGTATCTGAAGTGCCTCTGagcaaactgaagctgctgggcAGAGAGCCTCACCCTCAGGAGATCTTCTACTATCAGGGTCGCAGCTGTGACGACGAGGTCAACGCTGAGTCCATCCTCAGACCTGTGCAG GTGAAGCACCTGGACGGACTGGCGCCGTTTCCCGACTCTGACGATAAGGACACTCTGTTTGTGAAGCTGTCCTGGGACTCTAAGACCTTCAAGTTGGTGGAGTCTGCTGTGGTGGAGTCTGCTGTGGTGGAGTCTGTGTCTGAACCCACGCCGgcatcctctcctcccccctgtCCCAAACCCTCCTTGCCCCCCTCGCCCCCCCGGTCCCCGCCCGCGGCAGCTCCAGCGTCTCGAGGCCCCTCTCGACGCGCCCTGCCCACACCGGACCCTTCAGTTATGCACAGAGCCTCCTCGGGAGACGTGAGATACAGAAGGGCCACCATGAGCGCCGGTAAGGCCTGCACTGCGGAGGCTGAGTCCCTGCACTCGACCTCCAAACTGTCGGCCTCGAAATGTCTGAGCGCCAAGAGGAGGACCGCCTCAGCCACGACGCCAGGAGTCCGCAAGAAACTGGAGCTCAACA GTCCGGAGAAAATGACGCGAGAAGACCTCGTTGACCGGCTGCTGGACGAGGAGCTGGAGTCTGTGATGTTGGCACAGAGGCtctcgtcctctcctcctcaggccCTGCGCCTCACCCACAGCCTCACCCCTCTCAGCAAGACCCACAGAGCCCCTGTCACCCCCCTCGCCCACCGACTCACCCCCCTCAGGAAGACCCTTGGAGACCTCGCCGGCGAGGACGCAGCCCCCCTGAAGCCTTCTGACAGTCCACCATCGTCTGCGAGAGAAGACTCCACCAG TCCTCAGCAGCGTGACGTGATGGAGGCAGAGTTTCTGACCGGCTCGGTCAAAACACCACGAAGAAGAAATGCCACTCCGAGGAGAGAcatttccaccagggggcagaa AGCTGCGACGCCATCTCGAAAGAAAGAAGCGAAAACCCAGAGGGAACCTGCTCTCGCTGCTCT GGCCGAGGTGGACAACGAAAACTCTCCGATGCTGCCGACCGCCTTCACGCCGAGGAGCTCCAAGAGGAAGTCGGCCCAGCTGGTGTCGGCTCGCATCAGGAAACAGCT gAATCTTATGGACAACCCTCAGCTCCCGGACTCAGAcggagaagaagaggacgagTTTGTCCCAACGAagaaggagctgcagagcagcagtgaggaggaggaggaggaggaggaggaggaggaggaagaagaggaaggccTGGATAGTGATGAGGAAATTGTAGCGAAGAGGAGCCGACACAATGCAGCCGGTTCTCACACTCCTCGTTCAAAGAGGAAAACTCGCATCTCTACCAGGACGCCGCGTAAAACTCCCAACAAGAAG ATCACACCTGGCACGCCACGGACCCCCCGTCACGCCACTCCCAGCATCCCCAGCAGGTCACTGCCTGCCCGACGTCCCGGTAATGTCCTGGAGGAGGCCAGAGCGAG GCTGCACGTGTCGTCGGTGCCGGAGTCTCTTCCCTGCAGGGAGCAGGAGTTTCAGGACATCTACAGCTTCGTGGAGAGCAAGATCGCCGACGGCACCGGAGG GTGTATGTATATCTCAGGCGTGCCGGGCACAGGGAAGACGGCCACGGTGCACGAGGTGATGCGCTGTCTGCAGCACGCCGCTGAAGTGGACGAGATCCCTCCGTTCCACTTCGTCGAGATCAATGGGATGAAGATGACGGATCCTCATCAGGCCTACGTCCAGATCCTGCAG aaACTGACGGGTCAGAAGGCGACGGCCGACCACGCTGCCGCCCTGCTGGAGAAGAGATTCAGTAACCCAGCGCCCAGGAAGGAGACGACAGTGCTGCTGGTGGACGAG TTGGACCTGTTATGGACGCGGAAGCAGAACGTGATGTACAACCTGTTCGACTGGCCCACGCGGCGTCACGCCCGCCTGGTGGTGCTGACCATCGCCAACACCATGGACCTGCCGGAGAGGATCATGATCAACAGGGTGGCCAGCAGACTG gGGTTGACGCGGATGTCCTTCCAGCCGTACAGCttcaagcagctgcagcagatcatCATGTCCAGGCTGAACAAGGTGAAGGCGTTCGAGGAGGACGCTCTGCAGCTCGTGTCCAGGAAG GTGGCCGCGCTGTCGGGCGACGCGCGCCGGTGTCTGGACATCTGCCGCAGGGCGACGGAGATCTGCGAGCTCTCGGCCGCCGAGCACTCTGCCACGGGACAGGTGGGAATGAGCCATGTGATGGAGGCGCTAAATGAGATGTTTTCCTCCGCCTACATCACCGCCATCAA GTGTGCGTCCGTGCAGGAGCAGCTCTTCCTCAGGGCCGTCATCACTGAGTTCCGTCGACTCGGACTGGAGGAGGCCACGTTCCAACAG GTGTTTGTGCAGCACCAGGCTCTGTGCCGGGTGGAGGGTCTGCAGCCCGTCAGCGTGTCCGAGGGCCTGGCCGTGTGTCAGCGTCTGGGGgcctgcaggctgctgctgctggagcccaGCCGCCTGGGAGTCCTGCAGCGCGTCCGCCTCAACGTCAGTCAGGACGACGTGCTCTACGCCCTGAAGGCCGACTGA
- the prpf38a gene encoding pre-mRNA-splicing factor 38A isoform X1, whose translation MANRTVKDANSIHGTNPQYLVEKIIRTRIYESKYWKEECFGLTAELVVDKAMELKFVGGVYGGNIKPTPFLCLALKMLQIQPEKDIIVEFIKNEDFKYVRLLGAMYMRLTGTAADCYKYLEPLYNDYRKIKSQNRNGEFELMHVDEFIDELLHAERMCDIILPRLQRRQVLEEAEMLDPRISALEEDLDEVETSDEEDEEEDKQQERLQTPEPHRRSYRDNDRPRRSPSPRYRRSRSPRRRSRSPKRRSPSPRRERHRSKSPRRHRSRSRDRRHRSKSPGHHRSHRHRSHSKSPERSSKKSHKKSRRNE comes from the exons ATGGCGAACCGAACCGTGAAGGATGCCAACAGCATCCACGGGACGAACCCACAGTACCTGGTGGAGAAAATCATCCGAACCCGAATCTACGAGTCCAAATACTGGAAGGAGGAATGCTTCGGCCTCACCG CCGAGCTGGTTGTTGACAAAGCCATGGAGCTGAAGTTCGTTGGAGGAGTTTATGGCGGAAACATCAAGCCCACCCCCTTCCTTTGCCTCGCGCTGAAGATGCTGCAGATTCAGCCGGAGAAAGACATCATCGTCGAGTTCATAAAAAATGAGGATTTCAA ATATGTTCGTCTCCTTGGAGCCATGTACATGAGACTGACGGGCACTGCAGCGGATTGTTACAAATACCTGGAGCCTTTGTACAACGACTACAGAAAGATCAAGAGTCAGAACAGAAACGGAG AGTTTGAGTTGATGCACGTTGACGAGTTTATCGACGAGCTTCTTCACGCAGAGAGGATGTGTGACATCATCCTGCCCCGGCTTCAG aggagacaagtCCTCGAGGAGGCGGAGATGTTGGACCCGCGCATCAGCGCTCTGGAGGAAGACCTGGATGAAGTGGAGACCAGTgacgaggaagatgaggaagaagacaaG cagcaggagagactcCAGACCCCTGAACCACACAGACGTAGTTACCGTGACAACGACAGGCCTCGTCGCTCCCCATCACCTCGCTACAGACGCAGCCGCTCCCCCAGACG GAGGAGCCGATCTCCGAAGAGGCGGAG CCCCTCCCCCCGGAGAGAGCGCCATCGCAGCAAGAGCCCCCGCAGACACCGCAGCCGGTCCCGGGACCGGCGCCACCGCTCCAAATCCCCAG GTCACCACAGAAGCCACCGACATCGCAGCCACTCAAAGTCtccagagag GAGTTCAAAAAAGAGTCACAAGAAGAGTCGGAGAAACGAGTGA
- the orc1 gene encoding origin recognition complex subunit 1 isoform X2 yields MKYFTRLRVRRVYKWRGKPLRFNRKLKTYEYGSLSITVDGLPRTTIINAGQHILIEGEDEDNPYVAKVVRLFGDESGKQKKAVVQWFVRVSEVPLSKLKLLGREPHPQEIFYYQGRSCDDEVNAESILRPVQVKHLDGLAPFPDSDDKDTLFVKLSWDSKTFKLVESAVVESAVVESVSEPTPASSPPPCPKPSLPPSPPRSPPAAAPASRGPSRRALPTPDPSVMHRASSGDVRYRRATMSAGKACTAEAESLHSTSKLSASKCLSAKRRTASATTPGVRKKLELNSPEKMTREDLVDRLLDEELESVMLAQRLSSSPPQALRLTHSLTPLSKTHRAPVTPLAHRLTPLRKTLGDLAGEDAAPLKPSDSPPSSAREDSTRAATPSRKKEAKTQREPALAALAEVDNENSPMLPTAFTPRSSKRKSAQLVSARIRKQLNLMDNPQLPDSDGEEEDEFVPTKKELQSSSEEEEEEEEEEEEEEEGLDSDEEIVAKRSRHNAAGSHTPRSKRKTRISTRTPRKTPNKKITPGTPRTPRHATPSIPSRSLPARRPGNVLEEARARLHVSSVPESLPCREQEFQDIYSFVESKIADGTGGCMYISGVPGTGKTATVHEVMRCLQHAAEVDEIPPFHFVEINGMKMTDPHQAYVQILQKLTGQKATADHAAALLEKRFSNPAPRKETTVLLVDELDLLWTRKQNVMYNLFDWPTRRHARLVVLTIANTMDLPERIMINRVASRLGLTRMSFQPYSFKQLQQIIMSRLNKVKAFEEDALQLVSRKVAALSGDARRCLDICRRATEICELSAAEHSATGQVGMSHVMEALNEMFSSAYITAIKCASVQEQLFLRAVITEFRRLGLEEATFQQVFVQHQALCRVEGLQPVSVSEGLAVCQRLGACRLLLLEPSRLGVLQRVRLNVSQDDVLYALKAD; encoded by the exons ATGAAGTATTTCACCAGACTCAGAGTCCGCAGAGTTTACAAGTGGCGCGGGAAACCGCTGCGATTCAACAGGAAGCTGAAGACGTACGAATATGG CTCTTTGTCCATCACTGTGGACGGTCTCCCGAGGACCACCATCATTAACGCCGGCCAGCACATCCTCATAGAGGGCGAGGATGAAGACAACCCGTACGTGGCCAAAGTCGTCAGGCTCTTCGGTGACG AGAGCGGGAAGCAGAAGAAGGCGGTGGTTCAGTGGTTTGTTCGTGTATCTGAAGTGCCTCTGagcaaactgaagctgctgggcAGAGAGCCTCACCCTCAGGAGATCTTCTACTATCAGGGTCGCAGCTGTGACGACGAGGTCAACGCTGAGTCCATCCTCAGACCTGTGCAG GTGAAGCACCTGGACGGACTGGCGCCGTTTCCCGACTCTGACGATAAGGACACTCTGTTTGTGAAGCTGTCCTGGGACTCTAAGACCTTCAAGTTGGTGGAGTCTGCTGTGGTGGAGTCTGCTGTGGTGGAGTCTGTGTCTGAACCCACGCCGgcatcctctcctcccccctgtCCCAAACCCTCCTTGCCCCCCTCGCCCCCCCGGTCCCCGCCCGCGGCAGCTCCAGCGTCTCGAGGCCCCTCTCGACGCGCCCTGCCCACACCGGACCCTTCAGTTATGCACAGAGCCTCCTCGGGAGACGTGAGATACAGAAGGGCCACCATGAGCGCCGGTAAGGCCTGCACTGCGGAGGCTGAGTCCCTGCACTCGACCTCCAAACTGTCGGCCTCGAAATGTCTGAGCGCCAAGAGGAGGACCGCCTCAGCCACGACGCCAGGAGTCCGCAAGAAACTGGAGCTCAACA GTCCGGAGAAAATGACGCGAGAAGACCTCGTTGACCGGCTGCTGGACGAGGAGCTGGAGTCTGTGATGTTGGCACAGAGGCtctcgtcctctcctcctcaggccCTGCGCCTCACCCACAGCCTCACCCCTCTCAGCAAGACCCACAGAGCCCCTGTCACCCCCCTCGCCCACCGACTCACCCCCCTCAGGAAGACCCTTGGAGACCTCGCCGGCGAGGACGCAGCCCCCCTGAAGCCTTCTGACAGTCCACCATCGTCTGCGAGAGAAGACTCCACCAG AGCTGCGACGCCATCTCGAAAGAAAGAAGCGAAAACCCAGAGGGAACCTGCTCTCGCTGCTCT GGCCGAGGTGGACAACGAAAACTCTCCGATGCTGCCGACCGCCTTCACGCCGAGGAGCTCCAAGAGGAAGTCGGCCCAGCTGGTGTCGGCTCGCATCAGGAAACAGCT gAATCTTATGGACAACCCTCAGCTCCCGGACTCAGAcggagaagaagaggacgagTTTGTCCCAACGAagaaggagctgcagagcagcagtgaggaggaggaggaggaggaggaggaggaggaggaagaagaggaaggccTGGATAGTGATGAGGAAATTGTAGCGAAGAGGAGCCGACACAATGCAGCCGGTTCTCACACTCCTCGTTCAAAGAGGAAAACTCGCATCTCTACCAGGACGCCGCGTAAAACTCCCAACAAGAAG ATCACACCTGGCACGCCACGGACCCCCCGTCACGCCACTCCCAGCATCCCCAGCAGGTCACTGCCTGCCCGACGTCCCGGTAATGTCCTGGAGGAGGCCAGAGCGAG GCTGCACGTGTCGTCGGTGCCGGAGTCTCTTCCCTGCAGGGAGCAGGAGTTTCAGGACATCTACAGCTTCGTGGAGAGCAAGATCGCCGACGGCACCGGAGG GTGTATGTATATCTCAGGCGTGCCGGGCACAGGGAAGACGGCCACGGTGCACGAGGTGATGCGCTGTCTGCAGCACGCCGCTGAAGTGGACGAGATCCCTCCGTTCCACTTCGTCGAGATCAATGGGATGAAGATGACGGATCCTCATCAGGCCTACGTCCAGATCCTGCAG aaACTGACGGGTCAGAAGGCGACGGCCGACCACGCTGCCGCCCTGCTGGAGAAGAGATTCAGTAACCCAGCGCCCAGGAAGGAGACGACAGTGCTGCTGGTGGACGAG TTGGACCTGTTATGGACGCGGAAGCAGAACGTGATGTACAACCTGTTCGACTGGCCCACGCGGCGTCACGCCCGCCTGGTGGTGCTGACCATCGCCAACACCATGGACCTGCCGGAGAGGATCATGATCAACAGGGTGGCCAGCAGACTG gGGTTGACGCGGATGTCCTTCCAGCCGTACAGCttcaagcagctgcagcagatcatCATGTCCAGGCTGAACAAGGTGAAGGCGTTCGAGGAGGACGCTCTGCAGCTCGTGTCCAGGAAG GTGGCCGCGCTGTCGGGCGACGCGCGCCGGTGTCTGGACATCTGCCGCAGGGCGACGGAGATCTGCGAGCTCTCGGCCGCCGAGCACTCTGCCACGGGACAGGTGGGAATGAGCCATGTGATGGAGGCGCTAAATGAGATGTTTTCCTCCGCCTACATCACCGCCATCAA GTGTGCGTCCGTGCAGGAGCAGCTCTTCCTCAGGGCCGTCATCACTGAGTTCCGTCGACTCGGACTGGAGGAGGCCACGTTCCAACAG GTGTTTGTGCAGCACCAGGCTCTGTGCCGGGTGGAGGGTCTGCAGCCCGTCAGCGTGTCCGAGGGCCTGGCCGTGTGTCAGCGTCTGGGGgcctgcaggctgctgctgctggagcccaGCCGCCTGGGAGTCCTGCAGCGCGTCCGCCTCAACGTCAGTCAGGACGACGTGCTCTACGCCCTGAAGGCCGACTGA
- the prpf38a gene encoding pre-mRNA-splicing factor 38A isoform X2 — MANRTVKDANSIHGTNPQYLVEKIIRTRIYESKYWKEECFGLTAELVVDKAMELKFVGGVYGGNIKPTPFLCLALKMLQIQPEKDIIVEFIKNEDFKYVRLLGAMYMRLTGTAADCYKYLEPLYNDYRKIKSQNRNGEFELMHVDEFIDELLHAERMCDIILPRLQRRQVLEEAEMLDPRISALEEDLDEVETSDEEDEEEDKQERLQTPEPHRRSYRDNDRPRRSPSPRYRRSRSPRRRSRSPKRRSPSPRRERHRSKSPRRHRSRSRDRRHRSKSPGHHRSHRHRSHSKSPERSSKKSHKKSRRNE; from the exons ATGGCGAACCGAACCGTGAAGGATGCCAACAGCATCCACGGGACGAACCCACAGTACCTGGTGGAGAAAATCATCCGAACCCGAATCTACGAGTCCAAATACTGGAAGGAGGAATGCTTCGGCCTCACCG CCGAGCTGGTTGTTGACAAAGCCATGGAGCTGAAGTTCGTTGGAGGAGTTTATGGCGGAAACATCAAGCCCACCCCCTTCCTTTGCCTCGCGCTGAAGATGCTGCAGATTCAGCCGGAGAAAGACATCATCGTCGAGTTCATAAAAAATGAGGATTTCAA ATATGTTCGTCTCCTTGGAGCCATGTACATGAGACTGACGGGCACTGCAGCGGATTGTTACAAATACCTGGAGCCTTTGTACAACGACTACAGAAAGATCAAGAGTCAGAACAGAAACGGAG AGTTTGAGTTGATGCACGTTGACGAGTTTATCGACGAGCTTCTTCACGCAGAGAGGATGTGTGACATCATCCTGCCCCGGCTTCAG aggagacaagtCCTCGAGGAGGCGGAGATGTTGGACCCGCGCATCAGCGCTCTGGAGGAAGACCTGGATGAAGTGGAGACCAGTgacgaggaagatgaggaagaagacaaG caggagagactcCAGACCCCTGAACCACACAGACGTAGTTACCGTGACAACGACAGGCCTCGTCGCTCCCCATCACCTCGCTACAGACGCAGCCGCTCCCCCAGACG GAGGAGCCGATCTCCGAAGAGGCGGAG CCCCTCCCCCCGGAGAGAGCGCCATCGCAGCAAGAGCCCCCGCAGACACCGCAGCCGGTCCCGGGACCGGCGCCACCGCTCCAAATCCCCAG GTCACCACAGAAGCCACCGACATCGCAGCCACTCAAAGTCtccagagag GAGTTCAAAAAAGAGTCACAAGAAGAGTCGGAGAAACGAGTGA
- the prpf38a gene encoding pre-mRNA-splicing factor 38A isoform X3, with protein sequence MELKFVGGVYGGNIKPTPFLCLALKMLQIQPEKDIIVEFIKNEDFKYVRLLGAMYMRLTGTAADCYKYLEPLYNDYRKIKSQNRNGEFELMHVDEFIDELLHAERMCDIILPRLQRRQVLEEAEMLDPRISALEEDLDEVETSDEEDEEEDKQQERLQTPEPHRRSYRDNDRPRRSPSPRYRRSRSPRRRSRSPKRRSPSPRRERHRSKSPRRHRSRSRDRRHRSKSPGHHRSHRHRSHSKSPERSSKKSHKKSRRNE encoded by the exons ATGGAGCTGAAGTTCGTTGGAGGAGTTTATGGCGGAAACATCAAGCCCACCCCCTTCCTTTGCCTCGCGCTGAAGATGCTGCAGATTCAGCCGGAGAAAGACATCATCGTCGAGTTCATAAAAAATGAGGATTTCAA ATATGTTCGTCTCCTTGGAGCCATGTACATGAGACTGACGGGCACTGCAGCGGATTGTTACAAATACCTGGAGCCTTTGTACAACGACTACAGAAAGATCAAGAGTCAGAACAGAAACGGAG AGTTTGAGTTGATGCACGTTGACGAGTTTATCGACGAGCTTCTTCACGCAGAGAGGATGTGTGACATCATCCTGCCCCGGCTTCAG aggagacaagtCCTCGAGGAGGCGGAGATGTTGGACCCGCGCATCAGCGCTCTGGAGGAAGACCTGGATGAAGTGGAGACCAGTgacgaggaagatgaggaagaagacaaG cagcaggagagactcCAGACCCCTGAACCACACAGACGTAGTTACCGTGACAACGACAGGCCTCGTCGCTCCCCATCACCTCGCTACAGACGCAGCCGCTCCCCCAGACG GAGGAGCCGATCTCCGAAGAGGCGGAG CCCCTCCCCCCGGAGAGAGCGCCATCGCAGCAAGAGCCCCCGCAGACACCGCAGCCGGTCCCGGGACCGGCGCCACCGCTCCAAATCCCCAG GTCACCACAGAAGCCACCGACATCGCAGCCACTCAAAGTCtccagagag GAGTTCAAAAAAGAGTCACAAGAAGAGTCGGAGAAACGAGTGA